A window from Vanessa atalanta chromosome 16, ilVanAtal1.2, whole genome shotgun sequence encodes these proteins:
- the LOC125069768 gene encoding androgen-induced gene 1 protein-like, translating into MLKMLFHLVGALQFFYGCYYDYTYVKVPSTATTVTSFGGKFKYLTYLNAMLQTLYFTVALINDIVGSNESTPSNKPLIRRFKDLLFSALAFPLSMFVGITFWGIYAIDRELILPKMMDEFFPTWLNHVMHSNIVIFTIIELATSFRMYPRRKIGLSVLTTFMLFYVVWIHVIYFKTGSWVYPILYVLNWPVRIFFYLFSLGFVFGLYTLGETLNRSIWSKEVESTVKSGKKKAK; encoded by the exons atgttaaaaatgttgtttcaCCTTGTTGGCGCACTTCAATTCTTTTATGGTTGTTATTACGACTATACTTACGTTAAAGTACCAAGTACTGCAACCACGGTGACCTCGTTCGGTGGAAAGTTTAAATACTTGACTTACTTAAATGCG ATGCTGCAAACGCTGTACTTTACTGTGGCTCTCATCAATGATATTGTGGGATCTAATGAGTCCACACCATCTAATAAGCCATTAATAAGACGATTCAAGGATTTACTCTTTAGTGCATTAGCATTTCCACTGTCAATGTTTGTTGGTATCACATTCTGGGGTATATATGCAATTGACAGGGAACTTATTTTGCCTAAAATGATGGACGAATTTTTTCCTACATGGTTAAATCATGTAATGCAttctaatattgtaatatttaccaTTATCGAACTGGCAACTTCATTTAGAATGTATCCACGCAGAAAGATAGGTTTGTCAGTATTAACTACCTTTATGCTTTTTTATGTAGTTTGGATTCATGTTATCTACTTTAAAACAGGAAGTTGGGTGTACCCTATTCTCTATGTACTTAATTGGCCTGTAAGAATATTCTTCTACTTGTTCAGTCTTGGCTTTGTCTTTGGTCTTTATACTTTAGGCGAGACACTGAACAGGtctatttggtcaaaggaagttGAATCTACAGTAAAATCAGGAAAGAAAAAAGCTAAGTAa